From the Ferviditalea candida genome, one window contains:
- a CDS encoding sugar ABC transporter substrate-binding protein, translating into MKATKISVLFLSLICLTLVFAGCSNGGGSTAQGTADKAASSDSKQAGGTSNDNKKIVIGAALPDFSDKWLSYLQEGMKKYQSTQQNVDVTYVDAQNDANKQLSQIETLISQKVNAIVIVPVDTVSAVDMVDRANKANIPIVVVNRWFEGVDKATAYVGSESIKAGTMQMEQVVKLLNGKGNIAIMNGQLGQEAEIKRTEGNKQIIANNPDMKVVLEGTASWDRAKGMALMENWLNSGKKIDAVVSNNDEMAIGAIMAAEAAGKAKNIIFAGVDATPDALEFVKSGKLQVTVYQNADGQGQSGLETAIKAAKGEAVEKNVWVPYELVTKDNVEEYVKKWAK; encoded by the coding sequence ATGAAAGCGACAAAAATTTCGGTATTGTTTTTGAGTTTGATTTGTTTAACATTAGTATTCGCCGGCTGCTCCAACGGAGGCGGCTCGACCGCGCAAGGAACTGCCGATAAGGCAGCTTCAAGCGATTCCAAACAGGCGGGCGGAACTTCGAACGATAATAAGAAGATCGTTATCGGTGCGGCTCTTCCAGACTTTAGCGATAAATGGTTGAGTTATTTACAGGAAGGTATGAAGAAATATCAGAGTACACAGCAAAACGTTGATGTTACCTACGTGGATGCTCAGAATGATGCTAACAAACAATTATCTCAAATCGAGACCCTTATTTCACAAAAGGTGAACGCGATCGTCATCGTTCCCGTCGATACTGTGTCTGCAGTGGATATGGTCGACAGAGCCAATAAAGCGAATATTCCGATCGTCGTTGTCAATAGGTGGTTTGAAGGTGTGGATAAAGCGACGGCATACGTCGGATCGGAATCCATTAAAGCTGGTACGATGCAGATGGAGCAAGTTGTAAAACTGCTGAACGGAAAAGGCAACATTGCCATTATGAACGGGCAATTAGGCCAGGAGGCGGAAATTAAGAGAACAGAAGGCAACAAACAGATCATCGCTAATAACCCTGACATGAAAGTTGTTTTGGAAGGCACTGCGTCCTGGGACCGCGCTAAGGGCATGGCACTCATGGAGAACTGGCTGAATTCCGGCAAGAAGATCGATGCGGTTGTGTCCAACAACGATGAAATGGCAATCGGCGCCATTATGGCTGCTGAGGCTGCAGGTAAAGCCAAGAATATTATTTTCGCCGGTGTGGACGCTACTCCGGACGCCTTGGAGTTCGTAAAGTCCGGGAAATTGCAGGTTACGGTATACCAGAATGCCGACGGTCAAGGCCAATCTGGCTTGGAAACGGCGATTAAAGCGGCAAAAGGTGAAGCGGTGGAGAAGAATGTTTGGGTACCTTATGAACTGGTAACGAAAGATAATGTGGAAGAATATGTGAAAAAGTGGGCCAAGTAA